GTCTTGGCATAGGTGAGTGCCGCCTCCTTCTCGAGATCGCCGCGGCGCGGCGCCAGCGCTAGCGCCTGCGCGTCGACCGTCGACGAAATGATGTCCTGGTAGTTTGGCGAATCCTGGATCAGGCCGGCCTTCAGGCGCTCGGCGAGACCGGGCAGGATGTTGTCGAACTGGGCAGTGGCGCCGATGGCGTCGATCGCGGCGCGAGACGCCTTCAGCTGGTCCTCGGAGACCTCCTGCGCCTTGACGGCGGAGCCGAAGGCAAGCCCGGAAAGAACGACGGTCGCAGCGGCGAGACGGCCAAGACCTGCAATGTTCATCATGAGTGTATGCTCCTGTTATCTGTTTGTCTGCAGTGTTCGCACACCCGCAGGACCGGCAATGATCGCAAGTGCCGCCATATTGATAAAGAGCCCGTGTTCGACGACGCCGGGTATGG
This Rhizobium sp. NZLR1 DNA region includes the following protein-coding sequences:
- a CDS encoding DUF2059 domain-containing protein; protein product: MMNIAGLGRLAAATVVLSGLAFGSAVKAQEVSEDQLKASRAAIDAIGATAQFDNILPGLAERLKAGLIQDSPNYQDIISSTVDAQALALAPRRGDLEKEAALTYAKTFTAAELKAIADFYNSDVGKKLLRDGPVASRETAKAADIWAQGISRDLEKQSNTELSKVIKAPPPATESPAAPAAAPAPAPATQQ